The Methanohalophilus levihalophilus genome has a segment encoding these proteins:
- a CDS encoding winged helix-turn-helix domain-containing protein translates to MEPFEDLLGNSCELRLIEFLLPLEGLEFNITELADEVSISRPTATKVVQKFIEWNLLTFKRTGNVKYYSINTKSPIIASIQNFNNAIIETMLGEDALYEIHDYANEKKIAKAGNYYQDEREKDVGKSVPTTSEQNIPTPLIWGDHPASFGGMRSQDSIFGGI, encoded by the coding sequence ATGGAACCTTTCGAGGATCTACTCGGCAACAGTTGTGAATTAAGGCTGATTGAATTTTTGTTGCCTCTAGAGGGATTAGAATTCAATATTACTGAACTTGCAGATGAGGTGAGCATCTCAAGGCCTACGGCAACAAAGGTTGTCCAAAAATTTATTGAATGGAATTTGCTGACATTTAAGAGAACAGGGAATGTCAAGTACTATAGCATCAACACAAAATCGCCTATTATAGCAAGCATTCAGAATTTCAACAATGCGATCATTGAGACAATGCTGGGCGAGGATGCACTATACGAAATTCATGATTATGCAAATGAAAAGAAAATTGCAAAGGCTGGGAACTATTACCAAGACGAACGTGAAAAGGATGTTGGGAAATCAGTACCCACAACTTCTGAACAGAACATTCCCACTCCACTAATATGGGGTGATCACCCAGCGAGCTTCGGAGGAATGCGATCACAGGATTCAATATTTGGAGGGATATGA
- the nrdD gene encoding anaerobic ribonucleoside-triphosphate reductase, whose amino-acid sequence MSEQAISTEELLSLPRDEFINRCKAWCDEFNDGKPMQTSEEHPCPVHVWVVYNEKACSQDTIPHIAQCPVCDQPICPDCMNHSVHQLSRVTGYVSNVSGWNAGKVQELKDRVRTDLK is encoded by the coding sequence ATGTCCGAACAAGCGATATCAACAGAAGAACTGCTATCACTCCCCAGGGATGAATTTATCAACAGATGTAAGGCATGGTGCGATGAGTTCAACGATGGAAAGCCGATGCAAACCAGTGAAGAGCATCCATGTCCTGTTCATGTGTGGGTGGTCTATAACGAAAAAGCCTGCAGTCAGGACACTATTCCTCATATTGCGCAATGTCCGGTATGTGATCAACCCATCTGCCCGGATTGTATGAACCATAGTGTCCACCAGCTCTCCCGTGTCACAGGATATGTTTCAAATGTTAGTGGCTGGAATGCCGGTAAGGTGCAGGAGTTGAAGGATCGTGTCCGAACCGATTTGAAATGA